In one Pempheris klunzingeri isolate RE-2024b chromosome 8, fPemKlu1.hap1, whole genome shotgun sequence genomic region, the following are encoded:
- the LOC139204772 gene encoding uncharacterized protein, with the protein MVSSFMQQPEAVTGHRLAKDHGTTAGALLLQAPPSVSVTVGSEVVLSCDITAMGGRCSQVAWLHVGQVSGLTVSSRFVSGAQGGTRCLLQISSAALQDAGRYYCVYINGVMLLAGDGTSLTVTESVSHSPVVDLLVPSEGLLDSSLPVPLVCLVSGLEDPGRVTVDWEVDWPGNPQKLSPRILPDSEVGVIGVQVYIPGETWMRGAQVSCQLTDGDLKVRKTVSTGPSAECVFLTSIVGAVCVVLFVATVVLSILLLWQQRGLGRKSSDRPEVSEEAPADLHYAALRFEASGRRTIGRLAVLSGRR; encoded by the exons ccacAGCCGGCGCCCTGCTGCTTCAGGCTCCGCCCTCTGTATCTGTGACCGTGGGGTCAGAGGTCGTCCtcagctgtgacatcactgcgaTGGGTGGCCGGTGCTCTCAGGTGGCTTGGCTGCATGTCGGACAGGTGAGCGGTCTCACAGTGAGCAGCCGCTTCGTGTCCGGCGCTCAGGGTGGGACTCGCTGTCTGCTGCAGATCTCCAGCGCCGCCCTGCAGGACGCTGGCAGGTACTACTGTGTCTACATCAACGGTGTGATGCTGCTGGCCGGAGACGGGACCTCGCTGACAGTCACAG AGTCGGTGTCCCACAGTCCTGTGGTCGACCTCCTGGTTCCCTCAGAAGGACTCCTCgactcctccctccctgtcccacTGGTCTGTCTGGTGTCCGGACTGGAGGACCCTGGTCGGGTCACCGTGGACTGGGAGGTGGACTGGCCAGGCAATCCTCAGAAGCTCAGTCCCAGAATCCTTCCTGACAGCGAGGTGGGTGTCATCGGCGTACAGGTTTATATTCCTGGAGAAACGTGGATGAGAGGTGCTCAggtgtcctgccagctgactgATGGAGATCTGAAGGTCAGGAAGACTGTGAGCACAG gaccgtccgctgagtgtgtgtttctaacCTCCATTGTGGGCGCCGTGTGTGTCGTCCTGTTTGTGGCCACTGTGGTGCTCAGCATCCTGTTGTTATGGCAACAGAGAGGACTCG GAAGAAAATCCTCCGACCGTCCTGAGGTCAGCGAGGAG GCTCCTGCAGACCTTCATTATGCTGCTCTGAGATTTGAAGCTTCAGGCAGAAGAACCATCGGCCGATTGGCCGTCCTCTCGGGCCGGAGAtga